A single window of Rana temporaria chromosome 1, aRanTem1.1, whole genome shotgun sequence DNA harbors:
- the LOC120944394 gene encoding uncharacterized protein LOC120944394: MAQAAASHAVGNAFRDADGATPGQSRQSGGPASRHRSESGRVDRRGSGAQAAAAVLRDDLIEEFSSDGDESPRGVVAPIPVTTPAVSRGRGRSEEVRQRPHGQAATGSSSSEEGELPEDPAEDGRYGNLSAGGPSRPRRTDPQGCLIWILGHSFVFWGARRADVKPGGRQLGVPREEGRVRWIGIRGLMWQKVLPEVHRGASLDRAPDILVIHAGGNDLSVRPMRQVIKDIQWDIRRLRASFPDLIIVWSDIVARMAWREARSLERLDKARIKVNREVGRFVVQQGGIAVRHSDLEVETWRYLRGDGVHLNPIGIDLWALGLEEGVRRAFLVWRRAQV, translated from the exons atggctcag GCGGCGGCCTCGCACGCGGTGGGGAATGCGTTCAGGGATGCAGATGGAGCGACACCAGGCCAGTCACGTCAGTCGGGAGGTCCCGCCTCCAGGCACCGTTCGGAGTCTGGGAGGGTTGACCGGAGGGGCAGTGGTGCTCAGGCTGCAGCCGCAGTGCTGAGGGATGATCTGATTGAAGAGTTCAGCAGCGATGGAGACGAGAGCCCTCGGGGGGTGGTGGCTCCCATACCTGTCACAACGCCAGCTGTGTCCAGAGGTCGGGGAAGGAGTGAGGAGGTTCGTCAACGACCACACGGGCAGGCGGCGACCGGTTCCAGCAGCAGTGAAGAGGGGGAGCTGCCGGAGGACCCCGCGGAGGATGGACGTTATGGGAACCTGTCGGCTGGAGGACCTTCACGGCCGCGCCGAACCG ATCCCCAAGGTTGTCTGATTTGGATCCTAGGACATTCATTTGTGTTTTGGGGGGCAAGAAGGGCGGATGTCAAGCCTGGGGGGAGACAGCTGGGGGTGcccagggaggaaggaagggtacGATGGATAGGGATTAGGGGTCTCATGTGGCAGAAGGTGTTACCCGAAGTTCACAGGGGGGCTAGCTTAGACAGGGCCCCGGACATTTTGGTGATACATGCGGGGGGGAATGATTTGAGCGTCCGGCCGATGCGCCAGGTGATCAAAGACATACAATGGGATATACGCCGACTGCGGGCCTCTTTCCCTGACCTGATCATTGTTTGGTCAGATATTGTGGCTCGCATGGCCTGGAGGGAGGCCAGGTCATTGGAGCGTTTGGATAAGGCCCGGATAAAGGTGAACAGAGAAGTGGGCAGGTTTGTGGTGCAGCAAGGTGGGATAGCGGTTCGCCATTCAGATTTAGAAGTTGAGACTTGGAGGTACCTGAGGGGGGACGGGGTTCATCTCAACCCGATCGGGATCGATCTTTGGGCTCTGGGATTGGAGGAGGGCGTTAGGAGGGCTTTCCTGGTGTGGCGGCGGGCCCAAGTGTGA